From Pseudomonas sp. CCI4.2, one genomic window encodes:
- a CDS encoding endonuclease/exonuclease/phosphatase family protein — protein sequence MHMGFGVFNRRFILPELRDAVRSVSADVVFLQEVHGTQQTYASRVAKWPTTSQYEVLAESLWPDFAYGRNAVYPKGDHGNALLSKYPIVQHENLDASVHGTEQRGLLHCVLAVPGHGQVHTVCVHLGLREKHRRQQLDLLMALLGRIPAGAPVIVAGDFNEWRLRADELLSGSGLHEVFVQAGGVPAKSFLARRPLLRLDRIYVRNATTHFPRVLTDGAWSHLSDHAPLAVEVRL from the coding sequence ATGCACATGGGCTTTGGTGTCTTCAATCGGCGCTTTATCTTGCCGGAACTGCGCGACGCGGTGCGCTCTGTCTCTGCCGACGTGGTGTTTTTACAGGAAGTCCACGGCACTCAGCAGACCTACGCCAGCCGCGTGGCAAAGTGGCCGACCACCTCGCAGTACGAAGTTCTCGCCGAGAGCCTGTGGCCCGATTTTGCATATGGGCGTAACGCGGTTTACCCGAAGGGTGATCATGGTAATGCGCTGCTGTCGAAATACCCCATCGTTCAGCATGAAAATCTTGATGCCTCGGTCCACGGCACTGAGCAGCGTGGCTTGCTGCATTGCGTGTTGGCGGTGCCGGGTCATGGTCAGGTACATACCGTTTGTGTGCATTTGGGCCTGAGAGAAAAACATCGGCGTCAGCAATTGGACCTGCTCATGGCATTGCTGGGACGAATACCCGCCGGGGCTCCGGTGATCGTGGCTGGAGATTTCAATGAGTGGCGTCTTCGGGCAGACGAGTTGCTTTCAGGGTCTGGCCTGCATGAAGTGTTCGTCCAGGCGGGCGGCGTACCCGCGAAAAGCTTTCTAGCGCGCCGGCCGCTGCTGCGTCTGGATCGGATTTATGTGCGCAATGCCACGACCCATTTCCCCAGGGTGCTGACTGATGGAGCTTGGTCCCATCTCTCTGACCATGCGCCCTTGGCGGTGGAGGTGCGCCTGTGA
- a CDS encoding methyl-accepting chemotaxis protein, translating to MRQISLNIEDSSRIVTQLGERSDQITAIVNTIRSIADQTNLLALNAAIEAARAGDQGRGFAVVADEVRQLAGRTSRSTAEISEMIQVIQTETQLAISSMDNTRSTASRGVELADQAGSVIVQISAGASEAVAAVKMFAGLEQR from the coding sequence ATGCGCCAAATCTCGCTGAACATTGAAGACTCTTCACGGATCGTGACCCAGCTGGGTGAGCGTTCGGATCAAATCACCGCCATCGTTAACACCATTCGTAGCATCGCGGACCAGACCAACCTGCTGGCCCTCAACGCCGCCATCGAAGCCGCACGCGCCGGGGACCAAGGTCGCGGTTTCGCGGTGGTCGCCGACGAAGTGCGGCAACTGGCCGGACGCACCAGCCGCTCCACCGCCGAAATTTCGGAGATGATCCAGGTCATCCAGACCGAAACCCAGCTGGCCATCAGCAGCATGGACAACACCCGCTCCACCGCTAGCCGAGGCGTTGAACTGGCTGACCAGGCGGGTTCGGTCATCGTGCAGATCAGCGCCGGGGCCAGTGAAGCCGTGGCAGCGGTGAAAATGTTTGCGGGGCTAGAGCAGCGCTGA
- a CDS encoding MurR/RpiR family transcriptional regulator produces MTSIDQQPASSADTPPLNAESLLKLITTEYESLPRQLKRIATYMTQQSDRIMVDRISDIARECEVHPSAIVRFSQRFGFSGFSEMQALFREAYTHKTTPAQNYQQRIRSMIANKSQKASGGDLARECVNATLSGLERLGDELDDVVFDKAVDLVINADNIYVVGVRRSFAVADYLVYNLQHTNKRIHLISGLGGSYREQMRSVRANDLVIAISFTPYGKETQHCLRIAQHNQAKTLIITDSNLSPLAKRANAVLLVNEGSSFAFRSLSATLCLCQALFIAVAYRLELKVDQIHEQVGFDD; encoded by the coding sequence ATGACCAGCATCGATCAGCAGCCAGCGAGCAGTGCCGATACGCCTCCTCTTAACGCCGAGAGCCTGCTCAAGCTGATCACCACTGAATACGAGAGCCTTCCGCGTCAGCTCAAACGTATCGCGACCTATATGACCCAGCAAAGCGACCGGATCATGGTCGACCGGATCAGCGACATTGCCCGGGAGTGCGAGGTTCATCCCTCGGCCATCGTGCGATTCTCCCAGCGCTTTGGCTTCAGTGGTTTTAGCGAAATGCAGGCGTTGTTCCGCGAGGCCTACACCCACAAAACCACCCCCGCACAGAACTACCAGCAGCGCATTCGCAGCATGATCGCCAACAAGTCGCAAAAAGCCAGTGGCGGCGATTTGGCGCGGGAATGCGTAAACGCGACCTTGTCCGGCCTGGAACGGCTGGGAGACGAACTGGACGACGTGGTGTTCGACAAGGCGGTGGACTTGGTGATCAATGCCGACAATATTTACGTGGTCGGGGTGCGGCGCTCTTTCGCGGTGGCCGATTACCTGGTGTACAACCTGCAGCACACCAATAAGCGCATCCATTTGATTTCTGGGCTCGGCGGCAGCTACCGCGAGCAGATGCGCAGCGTTCGTGCCAACGATCTGGTGATCGCCATCAGCTTTACCCCATACGGCAAAGAGACGCAGCACTGCTTGCGCATCGCTCAGCACAATCAGGCCAAAACCCTGATTATTACTGACAGCAATCTCTCGCCACTGGCCAAACGCGCCAACGCAGTGCTGCTGGTCAACGAAGGCAGCTCGTTCGCCTTCCGCTCGCTCAGCGCCACCCTGTGTTTGTGTCAGGCGTTGTTCATCGCAGTGGCGTATCGACTGGAATTAAAGGTCGATCAAATCCATGAGCAAGTCGGGTTCGACGACTGA
- a CDS encoding bifunctional 5-dehydro-2-deoxygluconokinase/5-dehydro-2-deoxyphosphogluconate aldolase, whose translation MVQTRFSTGRPLDLICLGRLGVDLYAQQVGARLEDVSSFAKYLGGSSANIAFGTARLGLKSAMLSRVGDDHMGRFLVETLDREGCDVSGIKIDPERLTALVLLGLKDRETFPLVFYRENCADMALRGEDINEDYIASSKALLITGTHFSTEPVFKASSQALDYAEKHNVKRILDIDYRPVLWGLASKADGATRFVADQKVSQHVQRILPRFDLIVGTEEEFLIAGGGTDLLAALRTVRELTAATLVVKLGPQGCTVIHGAIPDHLEDGDIYPGVRVEVLNVLGAGDAFMSGFLSGWLNEASDERCCQLANACGGLVVSRHACAPAMPTPAELNYLFDSPVPITRPDQDSVLQRLHQVSVPRKQWKQLFIFAFDHRGQLVELAQKAGRDLESIGQLKQLFIQAVERVEVDLQQRGIEASVGLLADQRFGQDALNSATGRGWWIARPVEVQGSRPLAFEHGRSIGSNLLAWPKEQIIKCLVQFHPDDEPLLRLEQEAQLMGLYRAAQTSGHELLLEVIPPKDHPSTHPDVLYRALKRLYNLGIFPDWWKIESQTAEVWQQLDELISERDPYCRGVVLLGLNAPAEALAEGFKQASRSSSCRGFAVGRTIFQEPSRAWMANEIDDATLISQVQRTFTFLIESWREARA comes from the coding sequence ATGGTTCAGACACGTTTTTCCACTGGGCGTCCATTGGATCTGATCTGCCTCGGACGTCTCGGCGTGGATCTGTATGCGCAGCAGGTCGGTGCGCGCCTCGAAGACGTCAGCAGCTTCGCCAAATACCTTGGTGGCTCTTCCGCGAATATCGCCTTTGGCACCGCTCGGCTGGGCCTCAAGTCGGCGATGCTCAGCCGGGTCGGTGATGACCACATGGGGCGCTTTCTGGTCGAGACCCTCGATCGGGAAGGCTGCGACGTCAGCGGGATAAAAATTGACCCGGAACGCCTCACCGCCCTGGTATTGCTGGGGCTCAAGGACCGCGAAACCTTCCCGTTGGTGTTCTACCGTGAAAATTGCGCCGACATGGCGTTGCGCGGTGAAGACATCAACGAAGACTACATCGCTTCCAGCAAAGCCCTGTTGATCACCGGCACGCATTTCTCGACCGAGCCGGTGTTCAAGGCCAGCAGCCAAGCGCTGGACTACGCCGAAAAACACAACGTCAAACGCATCCTCGATATCGACTACCGGCCCGTGTTATGGGGGCTGGCGAGCAAGGCCGATGGCGCTACCCGCTTTGTCGCCGATCAAAAAGTCAGCCAACACGTGCAGCGTATCTTGCCGCGCTTCGACCTGATTGTAGGCACCGAAGAAGAGTTTCTGATCGCGGGCGGCGGCACAGACCTGCTCGCTGCACTGCGTACGGTGCGCGAGCTGACCGCCGCCACCCTGGTGGTCAAACTGGGTCCGCAAGGGTGCACGGTGATTCACGGCGCCATTCCTGATCATTTGGAAGACGGCGACATTTATCCCGGTGTTCGGGTTGAAGTATTGAACGTACTGGGCGCGGGCGATGCCTTTATGTCAGGCTTCCTCAGTGGCTGGCTGAACGAGGCCAGCGACGAACGCTGTTGCCAATTGGCCAACGCGTGCGGTGGGTTGGTGGTGTCGCGCCACGCCTGTGCGCCGGCCATGCCGACCCCGGCGGAATTGAATTATCTATTCGACAGCCCGGTGCCGATTACGCGGCCGGACCAAGACAGCGTGCTGCAACGACTGCATCAGGTCAGCGTGCCGCGCAAACAATGGAAGCAGCTGTTTATATTCGCCTTCGACCACCGGGGCCAACTGGTGGAGCTGGCGCAGAAAGCGGGTCGCGATTTGGAGAGCATTGGTCAGCTCAAGCAGTTATTTATTCAGGCGGTGGAGCGGGTCGAAGTGGATTTGCAACAGCGCGGGATTGAAGCCAGCGTCGGGCTGCTGGCCGATCAGCGCTTTGGTCAGGATGCGCTGAACAGCGCCACCGGTCGCGGCTGGTGGATCGCCCGCCCAGTAGAAGTGCAAGGCTCGCGACCGTTGGCGTTTGAACACGGCCGTTCCATCGGCAGCAATTTGCTGGCTTGGCCCAAGGAGCAGATCATCAAATGCCTGGTGCAATTTCACCCCGACGACGAGCCGTTGCTGCGCCTGGAACAGGAAGCCCAACTCATGGGCCTGTACCGCGCCGCGCAAACCAGCGGCCATGAATTGCTGCTGGAAGTCATCCCGCCAAAGGATCACCCCTCGACTCATCCCGATGTGCTCTATCGCGCCCTCAAGCGTTTATACAACCTTGGGATCTTCCCGGATTGGTGGAAAATCGAGTCTCAGACCGCCGAGGTGTGGCAGCAGTTGGATGAATTGATCAGCGAGCGCGACCCGTATTGCCGAGGCGTGGTGTTGCTGGGCCTCAACGCTCCTGCTGAAGCCCTGGCCGAAGGGTTCAAGCAAGCCAGCCGTAGCAGCAGTTGCCGAGGGTTTGCCGTTGGCCGGACGATTTTTCAGGAGCCAAGCCGCGCCTGGATGGCCAATGAAATTGATGACGCGACGCTGATCAGCCAGGTGCAACGGACGTTCACGTTCTTGATCGAATCCTGGCGCGAGGCGCGAGCCTGA